The following proteins are encoded in a genomic region of Enterocloster clostridioformis:
- a CDS encoding rod shape-determining protein: MFSMMSNDIGIDLGTASILVYIKGKGVVLKEPSVVAIDRDTNKIMAIGEEARLMIGRTPGNIVAVRPLRQGVISDYTITEKMLKYFISKAVGKKTLRKPRISVCIPSGATEVEKKAVEDATYQAGAREVAIIEEPVAAAIGAGIDIGKACGNMIVDIGGGTADIAVISLGGPVVSTSIKIAGDDFDEALVRYMRKKHNLLIGERTAEEIKINIGAAYRRPEVLTMEVRGRNLVTGLPKTIVVTSDETLEALREPALQIVDAVHNVLERTPPELAADIFDRGIVMTGGGSLLSGLDALIEEKTGITTMIAEDPLTAVAIGTGKFIEFAHGMNMAMEASMGVGGGREDY, translated from the coding sequence GCATCCTTGTATATATCAAGGGAAAAGGCGTTGTGTTAAAAGAACCGTCCGTTGTGGCCATTGACCGCGATACCAACAAAATCATGGCCATCGGTGAGGAAGCCCGTCTTATGATAGGACGTACCCCGGGCAATATTGTTGCTGTCCGTCCTCTGCGTCAGGGCGTTATTTCAGATTATACCATTACAGAGAAGATGCTCAAATATTTCATCAGCAAGGCAGTGGGCAAGAAGACGCTGCGCAAGCCAAGAATCAGCGTATGTATTCCCAGCGGTGCCACAGAGGTTGAGAAAAAGGCAGTGGAGGACGCCACCTACCAGGCAGGAGCCAGGGAAGTGGCCATTATCGAGGAGCCGGTTGCGGCTGCCATCGGCGCAGGCATTGATATCGGCAAGGCCTGCGGCAATATGATCGTGGACATCGGAGGCGGTACAGCTGACATTGCGGTTATTTCCCTGGGAGGTCCTGTTGTCAGCACATCCATCAAAATTGCGGGTGATGACTTTGACGAGGCTCTGGTGCGCTATATGAGGAAGAAGCATAACCTTCTGATTGGCGAGCGCACGGCGGAGGAGATAAAGATTAACATCGGAGCGGCGTACCGCAGGCCGGAAGTCCTGACCATGGAGGTCAGAGGACGTAATCTGGTGACCGGTCTTCCAAAGACCATCGTGGTTACCTCAGACGAGACTCTGGAGGCACTCAGAGAGCCGGCTCTGCAGATTGTGGATGCCGTACACAATGTATTGGAGCGCACCCCGCCGGAACTGGCTGCCGATATTTTTGACAGAGGTATCGTGATGACAGGAGGCGGTTCCCTGCTCAGCGGCCTGGATGCCCTGATTGAGGAAAAGACGGGCATCACCACCATGATTGCGGAGGACCCGCTGACCGCGGTGGCCATTGGTACCGGCAAGTTTATTGAGTTTGCCCACGGCATGAATATGGCTATGGAGGCATCCATGGGAGTAGGCGGCGGAAGAGAAGATTACTAA